One region of Rhizobium sp. WYJ-E13 genomic DNA includes:
- a CDS encoding PLP-dependent transferase has protein sequence MTDGLEPFDLASLITAHDEGNFAEAVVPPIFQTSLFTFSDYDDMIASYRGEKVRPIYTRGLNPTVRMFEEMLAKLEGAEDALGFASGMAAISSAVLSFVEPGDRIVAVKHVYPDAFRLFGTILKRMRVEVTYVDGRDEEAVTKALPGAKVFYMESPTSWVMEAHDVSGLAALAKKHGVVTMIDNSWASPFFQRPITLGVDLVIHSASKYLGGHSDVVAGVVAGSKEMIARIKAESYPYLGGKLSPFDAWLLIRGLRTLPIRMRAHETAAMTIAQRLQALDVVEQVCHPGLANRLPAGLNGTSGLFSFIFREGIDIRAFADHLKLFKLGVSWGGHESLIVPGEVVLQQKAQPNSAQAFGISPRSVRLHIGLEGTEALWRDIEEAVAVAS, from the coding sequence ATGACTGACGGCCTCGAACCGTTTGACCTTGCTTCGCTGATCACCGCCCATGACGAAGGCAACTTCGCCGAAGCGGTCGTTCCGCCGATCTTCCAGACGTCGCTTTTCACTTTTTCAGATTATGACGACATGATCGCCTCCTATCGCGGCGAGAAGGTACGGCCGATCTATACGCGCGGCCTCAATCCGACCGTGCGCATGTTCGAGGAGATGCTGGCAAAGCTCGAAGGTGCCGAGGATGCGCTGGGTTTTGCAAGCGGCATGGCGGCGATCTCTTCGGCCGTGCTGAGCTTCGTGGAGCCGGGCGACCGTATCGTCGCCGTCAAGCATGTCTACCCTGATGCCTTCCGCCTGTTCGGCACGATCCTGAAGCGCATGAGGGTCGAAGTGACCTATGTCGACGGCAGGGACGAAGAGGCTGTCACCAAGGCGCTGCCCGGTGCGAAGGTCTTCTACATGGAAAGCCCGACGAGCTGGGTGATGGAAGCCCATGATGTCAGCGGGCTGGCCGCACTGGCAAAGAAACACGGCGTCGTCACCATGATCGACAACAGCTGGGCGAGCCCGTTCTTCCAGCGGCCGATAACACTCGGCGTCGATCTCGTCATTCACTCGGCCTCCAAATATCTCGGCGGCCACAGCGATGTCGTTGCCGGTGTCGTTGCCGGCTCGAAGGAGATGATCGCCCGCATCAAGGCAGAATCCTATCCTTATCTCGGGGGCAAGCTCTCTCCTTTTGATGCGTGGCTGTTGATCCGTGGCCTGCGCACCCTGCCGATCCGCATGCGGGCGCATGAAACGGCGGCCATGACGATCGCGCAGCGCCTGCAGGCGCTCGATGTTGTCGAGCAGGTCTGCCATCCGGGCCTTGCCAACCGCTTGCCTGCCGGCCTCAACGGCACGTCGGGTCTCTTCTCCTTCATATTCCGCGAAGGCATCGACATCAGAGCCTTCGCAGATCACCTCAAGCTTTTCAAACTGGGCGTAAGCTGGGGTGGACATGAAAGCCTGATCGTACCGGGCGAGGTGGTGCTGCAGCAAAAAGCACAGCCGAATTCCGCACAAGCCTTCGGCATCAGCCCACGATCTGTGCGCCTTCATATCGGCCTCGAAGGAACCGAGGCCCTGTGGAGGGATATTGAAGAGGCGGTAGCCGTCGCCTCATAA
- a CDS encoding FadR/GntR family transcriptional regulator produces MKANGSDRPVIRPLPAIDRARQVTDALAHYVEDARLQAGDRLPAERELMAALAVGRSTIREAIRHFQALGVIETRKGSGTYLLKPVSPDTIHMSLSLDTAHLRDVLLQTLEVRRGIECEAGMVAARRRTPKDLMVIEEKLDEMERVHIAKGTSGPEDLAFHLAVYDATHNPLFRQLLEQMRETFERFWEHPFDRQDFARRSFPFHRTLFNAIAAQDTEAARRETLKILDVVEEDIKEMSR; encoded by the coding sequence ATGAAGGCAAATGGTAGCGACAGGCCGGTAATCCGGCCGCTTCCGGCGATTGACCGCGCCCGTCAAGTGACGGATGCGCTGGCGCATTATGTCGAGGATGCCCGGCTTCAGGCGGGTGACCGCCTGCCGGCGGAGCGGGAACTGATGGCCGCCCTTGCCGTCGGGCGTTCCACCATTCGCGAGGCAATCCGGCATTTCCAGGCGCTTGGCGTCATCGAGACGCGCAAAGGCAGTGGAACTTATCTGTTGAAACCGGTTTCCCCGGACACGATCCACATGTCGCTGTCGCTCGATACCGCGCATTTGCGTGACGTGTTGCTGCAGACGCTGGAAGTTCGCCGGGGCATCGAATGCGAGGCCGGCATGGTCGCTGCACGGCGGCGCACGCCGAAGGACCTCATGGTCATCGAGGAGAAGCTCGACGAGATGGAGCGGGTCCATATCGCCAAGGGGACGTCCGGGCCGGAGGACTTGGCCTTTCACCTCGCCGTCTATGACGCCACGCACAATCCGCTGTTTCGCCAGCTGCTCGAACAGATGCGCGAGACCTTCGAACGTTTCTGGGAGCACCCTTTCGACAGGCAGGACTTTGCTCGCCGCTCCTTTCCCTTTCACCGCACCCTTTTCAATGCCATCGCCGCCCAGGACACCGAGGCGGCGCGGCGTGAGACACTGAAAATCCTCGACGTGGTCGAGGAAGACATCAAGGAAATGTCCCGATGA
- a CDS encoding SDR family oxidoreductase, with translation MSRLANKIALITGGTSGIGLETARQFVAEGARVAVTGSSAASVEKARKELGEDVIVIQSDAGNVAGQKEVVDQVTKAFGQLDILFVNAGVAQFGPVESWSEADFDKSFATNVKGPYFLIQALLPIFSKGASIVLNTSINAHIGMPNSSVYSLTKGALLTLAKTLSGELVGRGIRVNAVSPGPIATPLYGKLGMSEADMKAMAEGVQNQIPVGRFGDVSEVAKTIVFFASDEAAYIVGSELIIDGGMSNL, from the coding sequence ATGTCCAGACTTGCTAACAAGATCGCCCTCATCACCGGGGGCACCAGCGGCATCGGCCTTGAAACGGCTCGTCAGTTTGTCGCCGAGGGCGCGCGCGTCGCCGTGACGGGCAGCAGCGCTGCCAGTGTCGAAAAGGCGCGCAAGGAGCTTGGCGAAGACGTCATCGTCATTCAGTCCGACGCTGGCAACGTCGCCGGTCAGAAGGAGGTCGTCGACCAGGTCACGAAAGCCTTCGGCCAACTCGACATCCTGTTCGTCAACGCGGGCGTCGCTCAGTTCGGTCCCGTCGAGAGCTGGTCGGAAGCGGACTTCGACAAATCGTTCGCGACAAACGTCAAGGGCCCCTATTTCCTCATCCAGGCTCTCCTGCCGATCTTCTCGAAGGGCGCCTCGATCGTGTTAAACACGTCGATCAACGCGCATATCGGCATGCCGAACTCGAGCGTCTATTCGCTGACGAAGGGCGCCCTCCTGACGCTGGCAAAGACGCTCTCGGGCGAGCTGGTCGGTCGCGGCATCCGCGTCAACGCCGTCAGCCCCGGCCCGATCGCGACCCCGCTTTACGGAAAGCTCGGTATGTCGGAAGCCGACATGAAGGCGATGGCCGAAGGCGTCCAGAACCAAATTCCGGTCGGTCGGTTCGGTGACGTGTCGGAAGTGGCGAAGACGATCGTCTTCTTCGCATCTGACGAAGCGGCCTATATCGTCGGGAGCGAGCTCATAATCGATGGCGGCATGAGCAATCTTTGA
- a CDS encoding SDR family NAD(P)-dependent oxidoreductase, which produces MQIDLKGKTALVTGSTEGIGYAIARQLARAGADVVVNGRSEDKTAKAAARLRNEGAKASVIAVAADLATAEGCSALVAKLAHVDILINNAGIFQPSDFFDTSDEVWDRHWQVNVMSAIRLSRAYLPGMEKANWGRVIFIASESGFNIPVEMIHYGVSKTADIAVARGLAKRMAGTGVTVNSVLPGPTLSEGVEAMLADEQQKTGKSIEEVAADFVKQHRSGSLIQRAASVDEIANLVTYLASPLASATTGASMRVDGGLIDTL; this is translated from the coding sequence GTGCAGATCGATCTCAAAGGAAAGACAGCCCTGGTGACAGGGTCCACGGAGGGCATCGGCTACGCGATCGCCCGGCAGCTCGCAAGAGCGGGCGCGGACGTCGTCGTGAACGGCAGATCCGAAGACAAGACGGCAAAGGCCGCCGCACGGTTGAGAAATGAGGGTGCCAAGGCCAGCGTCATCGCAGTCGCGGCCGATCTCGCCACCGCCGAAGGATGCAGCGCACTTGTAGCCAAGCTTGCCCATGTCGACATCCTCATCAACAACGCTGGCATCTTCCAGCCGAGTGACTTCTTCGACACCAGCGACGAAGTGTGGGACCGGCACTGGCAGGTGAACGTCATGTCGGCGATCAGGCTATCCCGCGCCTATCTGCCAGGCATGGAGAAGGCGAACTGGGGTCGCGTCATCTTCATCGCCTCGGAATCGGGCTTCAACATCCCTGTCGAGATGATCCACTACGGGGTCAGCAAGACGGCCGATATCGCCGTCGCTCGTGGACTCGCCAAGCGCATGGCAGGCACCGGCGTGACTGTGAACTCGGTTCTTCCCGGCCCTACTCTCTCGGAGGGCGTCGAGGCAATGCTTGCCGACGAGCAGCAGAAGACCGGAAAGTCGATTGAGGAAGTTGCCGCCGACTTCGTCAAGCAACACCGCAGCGGCTCGCTCATCCAACGTGCTGCCAGCGTCGACGAGATCGCGAACCTAGTGACCTATCTGGCATCCCCGCTCGCATCGGCCACGACTGGGGCTTCTATGCGGGTGGACGGCGGCCTCATCGACACGCTTTGA
- a CDS encoding alpha-N-arabinofuranosidase — MEARVTAHARYTVADIDKRLYGSFLEHLGRAVYTGIYEPGHPTADESGMRQDVLELVRALDTPVCRYPGGNFVSAYNWEDGIGPKSERPTRLDLAWRTSESNQVGIHEFAGWAKAAGTEMMLAVNLGSRGLDDARNFVEYVNHPGGSYWSDLRRKNGQADPWNVKLWCLGNEMDGPWQVGHKTAVEYGHLANETAKALRAFDDSLELVVCGSSHSDMPTYPQWEATVLEETYDRVDYISLHMYFENYEKKTSEFLALPEKLDRYIGTVGGVIDYVKAKKRSKKNVRISFDEWNVWYHERRSDAKRMKEWDWPHAPVLLEDIYNFEDVLQVGCILNTFIRRSDVVRIACIAQLVNVIAPIMTAPGGAAWRQTIYFPFQFASNYGRGTALRLDVDCARYDADIAAGVSYLDIAGVHDGDAGTLTFFAINRHGEEAMTIDLSVEGFGKARNVEHTLIKHDDLEARNTKDAPDTVAPMKVEGATISSNGVQVTVPPYSYSMIRITL; from the coding sequence ATGGAGGCTCGAGTCACAGCGCACGCGCGTTATACGGTAGCCGATATCGACAAGAGATTGTATGGGTCGTTCCTTGAACATCTCGGAAGGGCCGTCTACACGGGCATCTACGAGCCCGGGCATCCAACAGCCGACGAGTCTGGCATGCGCCAGGACGTCCTTGAATTGGTTCGCGCTCTTGATACGCCAGTCTGCCGCTATCCCGGCGGAAACTTTGTATCGGCTTACAATTGGGAAGACGGTATCGGCCCCAAAAGTGAGCGTCCGACACGGCTCGACCTGGCCTGGCGGACTTCCGAGTCCAATCAGGTAGGCATTCACGAATTTGCGGGTTGGGCGAAAGCTGCGGGTACCGAGATGATGCTTGCCGTCAATCTCGGATCCCGCGGGCTTGATGACGCTCGCAACTTCGTCGAATACGTCAACCACCCAGGCGGCAGCTACTGGTCTGACCTTCGTCGCAAAAATGGACAGGCCGATCCATGGAACGTCAAGCTCTGGTGCCTCGGCAATGAGATGGACGGCCCCTGGCAGGTTGGGCACAAGACCGCAGTGGAATACGGCCACCTCGCAAACGAGACGGCCAAGGCGCTGCGTGCCTTCGACGATAGCTTGGAGCTCGTCGTTTGCGGCTCCTCACATTCCGACATGCCGACCTACCCCCAATGGGAGGCGACGGTTCTGGAAGAGACCTACGATCGGGTCGACTACATCTCGCTGCATATGTATTTCGAGAACTACGAGAAGAAGACCTCGGAGTTTCTGGCCCTGCCAGAGAAACTCGATCGGTATATCGGCACGGTCGGTGGCGTTATCGATTATGTGAAGGCGAAGAAGCGCTCCAAGAAGAATGTTCGCATCTCATTCGACGAATGGAACGTCTGGTATCACGAGCGTCGTAGCGATGCCAAGCGAATGAAGGAGTGGGACTGGCCGCATGCGCCCGTGCTGTTGGAAGACATCTATAATTTCGAGGATGTGCTTCAGGTCGGCTGCATACTCAATACCTTCATCCGCCGATCGGACGTCGTGCGGATCGCCTGTATAGCGCAGTTGGTCAATGTCATTGCGCCGATTATGACCGCACCGGGCGGCGCTGCCTGGCGCCAGACCATCTACTTTCCATTCCAGTTCGCGTCGAATTATGGACGCGGCACCGCCCTTCGGCTCGATGTGGATTGCGCCAGGTACGACGCCGATATCGCCGCGGGTGTCTCCTACCTGGACATCGCCGGCGTTCATGACGGGGATGCGGGTACGCTGACCTTCTTTGCGATCAATCGCCACGGTGAGGAGGCCATGACGATCGATCTCTCTGTGGAGGGGTTCGGCAAAGCCCGCAACGTCGAGCATACGCTGATCAAGCACGATGATCTGGAGGCTCGCAACACCAAGGACGCGCCGGACACAGTTGCCCCGATGAAGGTCGAGGGCGCGACGATTTCCAGCAATGGCGTGCAAGTCACCGTGCCCCCATACTCTTATTCGATGATC